In the Brassica napus cultivar Da-Ae chromosome A7, Da-Ae, whole genome shotgun sequence genome, one interval contains:
- the BNAA07G06120D gene encoding uncharacterized protein BNAA07G06120D: MEDDSEAIDNLRETIKMSLSPSAMISYDSLVQDFTLDRIGVAEMTTSLRRLLEKDEFLHQRFLEATNELKQEQEDANGETQDVKGDDESAKEDPHVHDESNLEADLENPTEDATLEITPSYELIPAEERSLAVVSGTVLNNAFRQVKVETPRPKKLIGYKKDVADYEDERYQNDMMIENLTSAVEHWEKVMRKEMRIEDVEEKFYTCIEELDRGGMIKKLKQNYQEALPVILYRLKEKLTYHILNRETKNSRWKQIESTEKARSRKRRRLTI; the protein is encoded by the coding sequence ATGGAGGACGATTCAGAAGCAATAGATAACTTGCGTGAGACCATCAAGATGAGTTTAAGTCCGTCGGCAATGATAAGTTACGATTCCTTGGTTCAAGACTTTACGCTCGATCGAATCGGAGTGGCCGAAATGACTACATCGCTTAGACGTTTGCTGGAGAAAGACGAGTTTCTTCATCAGCGCTTCCTTGAAGCTACCAACGAActtaaacaagaacaagaagatgCCAATGGAGAGACCCAAGACGTTAAAGGCGACGACGAGAGCGCGAAAGAAGATCCTCATGTTCATGATGAATCAAATCTTGAAGCCGATCTTGAGAACCCTACAGAAGATGCAACTCTGGAGATCACACCCAGCTACGAGCTCATCCCCGCGGAAGAACGGTCTCTGGCCGTCGTCTCAGGAACGGTATTGAACAACGCGTTTCGTCAGGTGAAAGTTGAAACACCACGACCTAAGAAACTAATTGGCTACAAAAAAGATGTGGCGGATTACGAAGATGAAAGGTATCAGAACGATATGATGATAGAGAATCTAACGAGTGCAGTGGAGCATTGGGAGAAAGTCATGAGGAAAGAGATGAGAATAGAAGATGTTGAAGAAAAATTCTACACTTGCATCGAAGAGTTAGATCGTGGAGGTATGATCAAGAAGCTGAAACAAAACTACCAAGAGGCTTTACCAGTGATCTTATATCGACTGAAAGAGAAGCTGACTTACCATATACTTAATCGGGAAACAAAGAACTCTAGATGGAAGCAAATAGAATCCACTGAAAAAGCTCGCAGCAGAAAGCGAAGGAGATTAACAATCTGA
- the LOC106453311 gene encoding uncharacterized protein LOC106453311 codes for MGSMGEGKLESLKNLCTKITEKLGPRGMETLRSLIENFNNYRTEHTEFRNSIQLLFDNHAKTQQQHHVDTELEDGETREHHAFAVSATVDDSLKEYPIHHGNLKTGGAHVGVRVKVDENPRVDVSEERESEKYATSGLLKMNLERNNGSNLHSDEQIGRSLMKKRRTYMRLNRETPNYKLIPEEEQCPVKYEVLNNKVSLVKFDACGHKNLTEYEKAMAKCEEEMCKADVSMESLRSAVEKAEKVIKGEMRVKDLGVMFYACIKKLCHLDVFERVRQDYKKALPKILPRLKQKLDKLTVARAEKKFLLKQVMEDNTAKQRDSTAQGQGEKQHTFVSDFIYPLHKVPR; via the coding sequence ATGGGGTCTATGGGTGAGGGTAAGCTTGAGTCACTCAAAAACTTATGTACGAAAATCACTGAGAAACTTGGTCCCCGGGGAATGGAAACGTTACGTTccttgattgaaaattttaataactaCAGAACCGAACATACCGAGTTCCGCAACTCTATTCAACTTTTGTTCGACAATCATGCAAagacacaacaacaacaccatGTTGATACCGAACTTGAAGACGGTGAAACCCGAGAACACCATGCTTTTGCTGTTAGCGCTACAGTAGATGACAGCTTAAAAGAGTATCCTATTCATCATGGTAATCTAAAGACAGGAGGAGCCCATGTTGGAGTAAGGGTTAAAGTAGATGAAAACCCTAGAGTAGATGTTTCTGAGGAGCGAGAGTCTGAGAAATACGCTACCAGTGGGCTCTTGAAGATGAACTTGGAGAGAAATAATGGAAGCAACTTGCACTCTGATGAACAGATTGGGAGGAGTCTGATGAAGAAACGTAGAACGTATATGCGGTTAAACAGAGAGACACCGAACTATAAGCTTATCCCCGAGGAAGAACAGTGTCCTGTCAAGTACGAGGTACTGAACAACAAAGTCTCCCTGGTGAAATTTGATGCTTGCGGACATAAAAACCTAACTGAGTACGAAAAAGCAATGGCGAAATGTGAAGAAGAGATGTGTAAGGCTGATGTGTCGATGGAAAGTCTGAGAAGTGCAGTGGAGAAAGCGGAGAAAGTTATAAAGGGAGAGATGAGAGTGAAAGACCTTGGAGTAATGTTCTACGCGTGCATCAAAAAGCTATGTCATCTTGATGTGTTTGAACGTGTGAGACAAGACTACAAGAAGGCTTTACCTAAGATCTTACCCCGGTTGAAGCAGAAACTGGATAAGCTCACAGTTGCTCGAGCAGAAAAAAAGTTTCTCTTGAAGCAAGTCATGGAAGACAACACTGCAAAGCAAAGAGATTCCACTGCACAAGGTCAAGGGGAGAAACAACACACTTTTGTATCAGATTTTATATATCCACTGCACAAGGTCCCAagataa
- the LOC106453312 gene encoding uncharacterized protein LOC106453312, with protein sequence MEDHPHDESFHLQEIHSRVKELEHRHRNCRDESGESIPCGFEALAQDYALQLETKVKEIVEDYCHVEESEAYLEYLRKELHSAEAESAKVSQEIERLSKAHAEDSTRLESDLEGLLFSLDFLSSQDVDKSKENLPSSSSMEVCDVDYDEKFKMFELENQIEEKKVILKSLEDLDSVRERFDATEQVEDAFTGLRVLKFDENFITLQLRTCIPKLDGLLGQHDLVHTTEPSELIHELLIHLKDKTTEITKVEMLPNDVYIGDIIDAADSLRQIRLHSALLDTRSSLQWLVAKVKERIISATLRKCMAKSSKTIRHTFEYYDKDETIVAHIAGGIDAFLKVSDGWPLLNSPLKLASLKNSENHSNGISLSLICKVEELANSLDLQTRQNLSSFMDAVEKILMQQSREELNSSEPSQK encoded by the exons ATGGAAGATCATCCCCATGACGAATCCTTCCATCTTCAAGAGATTCAcag CCGCGTAAAAGAGCTCGAGCACCGTCACCGTAATTGCAGAGACGAATCTGGAGAATCGATTCCTTGCGGTTTCGAGGCTTTGGCACAAGATTATGCTCTTCAGCTTGAG ACAAAGGTGAAAGAGATTGTTGAAGATTATTGCCATGTTGAAGAGTCAG AGGCTTACTTGGAGTATTTACGAAAGGAGCTTCATTCCGCTGAGGCTGAAAGTGCCAAGGTTTCTCAAGAAATTGAGCGTCTTTCCAAAGCTCATGCGGAAG ACTCTACTAGGCTGGAATCGGATCTTGAAGGTCTTCTATTCTCACTGGATTTTCTCTCATCTCAG GATGTGGACAAGTCAAAAGAGAACTTACCGTCCAGCAGCTCAATGGAAGTATGTGATGTGGATTATGACGAGAAATTTAAG ATGTTTGAACTTGAGAATCAGATTGAGGAGAAAAAGGTGATTCTCAAGTCATTAGAAGATCTGGATTCTGTACGTGAAAG GTTTGATGCTACAGAACAGGTTGAGGACGCATTCACAGGCTTGAGGGTTCTCAAGTTTGATGAAAACTTCATTACGCTCCAACTGCGAACATGTATTCCAAAACTAGATGGCTTGCTTGGACAGCACGACCTTGTGCACACTACTGAACCATCTGAATTGATCCATGAATTGCTAATTCATCTCAAGGATAAAACTACAGAGATAACAAAAGTTGAG ATGCTTCCAAATGATGTATACATAGGAGACATCATTGACGCTGCTGATTCTCTCAG GCAGATAAGATTACACTCTGCATTGCTAGACACAAGATCTTCACTCCAGTGGCTTGTCGCCAAGGTGAAAGAAAGAATTATTTCGGCCACTTTAAGAAAATGTATGGCGAAAAGTTCGAAAACAATCAG GCACACGTTCGAATACTACGACAAAGATGAAACAATTGTGGCTCATATAGCCGGAGgtatcgatgcatttttaaaagtCTCTGATGGTTGGCCGCTGCTGAATTCTCCACTAAAGCTCGCATCTCTCAAGAACTCTGAGAATCATTCAAATGGAATCTCGCTGAGCCTAATCTGCAAAGTAGAA GAACTAGCGAATTCACTGGATTTACAGACCCGGCAAAACTTATCAAGCTTCATGGATGCTGTTGAGAAGATACTTATGCAGCAAAGTCGTGAGGAACTCAATTCCAGTGAACCTTCCCAAAAGTGA
- the LOC106450601 gene encoding F-box/kelch-repeat protein At3g23880-like translates to MEEPIIESFFFPPTNLPPEMMEEILLRLPVKSLKRFKCVCTSWRSLISDTLFTLKHALMLEASKATTYKKSPYGVITTSRYHLKSCCVHSLYNEPMANVFEHDGELLGRDYYQVVGTCNGLVCFHVDYNKSFYLWNPTIKVQQRLRGSDLETGDEVVVNYGFGYDESEDDYKIVALLQQRQQLKTEAMIYSTRQKLWRRRSSSNTCFPSGVVLANKSRSGIYINGTLNWAATHSSSSVSTIISYDMSRDVFKELLGPGCCKRGCFTMTLGDLRGCLSMVCYCKGAKADVWVMKEFGERESWSKLLSIPGLTEFVRPLWISRDFVVLLEFRSGLALYNCANGKFQYPVQDSLSGCRDAKVYVKTLVSPRDL, encoded by the coding sequence ATGGAGGAACCCATCATAGAGAGCTTCTTCTTCCCTCCAACTAACCTTCCTCCTGAAATGATGGAAGAGATTCTCTTAAGACTACCCGTGAAGTCACTGAAGCGATTCAAATGCGTTTGCACCTCATGGAGGTCTTTGATCTCAGACACTCTGTTTACTCTGAAACACGCTTTGATGTTGGAGGCGTCCAAGGCAACCACTTACAAGAAGAGTCCATACGGAGTCATCACAACGTCTCGGTACCATCTCAAATCTTGCTGCGTCCACTCTCTGTATAATGAGCCAATGGCCAACGTCTTTGAGCATGATGGTGAGCTTTTAGGCAGAGATTACTACCAAGTCGTGGGGACCTGCAATGGGTTGGTCTGTTTCCATGTAGATTACAACAAAAGCTTCTACTTGTGGAACCCCACCATCAAGGTTCAACAAAGATTGCGTGGTTCGGATCTTGAAACGGGAGATGAGGTTGTTGTAAACTATGGATTTGGTTATGATGAATCTGAAGATGACTATAAGATAGTTGCATTGTTGCAGCAAAGACAACAACTGAAGACAGAGGCAATGATCTACTCAACGAGGCAGAAgctatggagaagaagaagcagcagcAACACTTGTTTTCCATCTGGAGTTGTTCTTGCTAACAAATCAAGATCCGGCATCTACATCAATGGAACACTAAACTGGGCAGCCACTCACTCCTCATCATCAGTTTCTACCATCATATCATACGATATGTCCCGAGATGTGTTCAAGGAGCTTCTTGGACCAGGCTGTTGCAAGAGAGGATGTTTTACAATGACACTTGGAGATTTGAGAGGATGTCTTTCGATGGTGTGTTATTGCAAAGGAGCAAAAGCAGATGTTTGGGTGATGAAGGAGTTTGGAGAAAGAGAATCTTGGTCTAAACTATTGAGCATTCCCGGTTTGACTGAGTTTGTTAGACCGCTTTGGATCTCAAGAGATTTCGTGGTTTTGTTGGAGTTTAGATCCGGTTTAGCTCTATACAACTGTGCCAATGGGAAGTTCCAGTACCCAGTTCAAGACAGCTTGAGCGGTTGTCGGGACGCTAAAGTCTATGTCAAGACATTGGTTTCTCCAAGGGACCTTTAA
- the LOC106450603 gene encoding probable magnesium transporter NIPA1, whose amino-acid sequence MDQMSSDNINGLILAVSSSIFIGSSFIIKKKGLKKAGASGVRAGEGGHGYLYEPWWWAGMITMIVGEVANFAAYAFAPAILVTPLGALSIIFSAVLAHFILQEKLHIFGVLGCVLCVVGSTTIVLHAPHEQEIKSVKQVWKLAIEPGFLVYSAVILIVVLVLIFYYEPRYGKTHLIVYVGICSLMGSLTVMSVKAVAIAIKLTFSEMNQFKYFQTWIFIIVVTVCCILQINYLNKALDTFNTAVISPVYYVMFTTFTIIASMIMFKDWASQSGLKIATQLCGFVTILSGTFLLHKTKDMGNSASGRGASSTPRDNPVFTSPGSGRSSTSDKIAS is encoded by the exons ATGGATCAGATGTCATCTGATAACATAAATGGACTCATATTAGCAGTCTCCTCAAGTATCTTCATCGGCTCTAGCTTCATCATCAAGAAAAAAGGTCTCAAGAAGGCTGGTGCATCCGGAGTCCGAGCAG GTGAAGGAGGGCATGGATACTTGTATGAACCATGGTGGTGGGCTGGAATGATTACAA TGATTGTTGGGGAAGTAGCCAATTTTGCAGCATATGCATTTGCACCTGCTATTCTAGTCACACCTTTGGGAGCTCTTAGTATTATATTCAG CGCAGTGCTAGCTCATTTCATTTTGCAAGAGAAACTGCACATATTCGGAGTGCTTGGTTGCGTTCTCTGTGTTGTTGGGTCTACAACGATCGTCTTACACGCCCCTCACGAGCAGGAAATAAAATCTGTCAAGCAAGTTTGGAAGCTTGCTATTGAACCAG GGTTTCTAGTGTACTCTGCTGTGATCTTGATTGTGGTGCTTGTACTCATCTTCTACTATGAACCTCGCTATGGGAAGACTCATTTGATAGTTTATGTTGGAATCTGCTCTTTAATGGGTTCTCTCACT GTTATGAGTGTGAAAGCTGTTGCCATCGCCATAAAGCTGACGTTTTCAGAGATGAATCAGTTCAAATACTTCCAAACTTGGATTTTTATTATAGTAGTCACGGTTTGTTGCATCTTGCAAATCAATTACTTGAACAAG GCATTGGATACGTTCAACACAGCGGTTATTTCTCCGGTTTACTACGTTATGTTCACAACTTTCACCATTATAGCTAGTATGATCATGTTcaag GACTGGGCTTCGCAGAGCGGGTTAAAGATCGCTACACAACTGTGCGGTTTTGTGACTATTTTGTCAGGAACGTTTCTGCTTCATAAGACTAAAGATATGGGAAACAGTGCAAGTGGTCGTGGAGCTTCCTCTACGCCTAGAGACAATCCTGTCTTCACCAGTCCAGGATCTGGTCGGAGCTCCACCTCAGATAAAATAGCCTCCtga